From a region of the Paenibacillus sp. FSL R10-2734 genome:
- a CDS encoding MBOAT family O-acyltransferase produces MVFSSLLFLFLFLPAVLALYYASPWRSKNLILFLSSLVFYAWGEPVYIVIMLLSTVTDYGFGLLLSRPKLNAVQRKWIVVSSMIINLGLLSYFKYADFLIQNINELLGTHIPLTDLPLPIGISFYTFQSMSYIIDVYRGTAKAQRNWIDFGTFVALFPQLVAGPIVQYNTIAEQLRKRSVDIPMFAVGVRRFIIGLAKKVLLANNIGLLWHTISSSNLDSMPALTAWLGIIAFAFQIYFDFSGYSDMAIGLGLMFGFRFNENFNKPYISQSITDFWRRWHISLSSWFRDYVYIPLGGNRRGLGIQVRNILIVWLLTGIWHGASWNFLLWGLYFGVILIFEKWWGLKLLSRLPRWTRHLYAIVLILIGWVLFAFEELPLVLSYLQAMLGFNGQPLWNTTTLYFTYTNAILLLVLILASVPLKLFKRMGSRTIPSLVWYGVLFFLSIAYLVDATFNPFLYFRF; encoded by the coding sequence ATGGTATTCAGCAGCCTACTTTTCCTATTCCTGTTTCTGCCGGCTGTCCTTGCTCTCTACTATGCTTCGCCTTGGCGAAGCAAAAACCTCATATTGTTCTTAAGCAGTCTGGTGTTTTATGCTTGGGGCGAACCCGTCTACATTGTAATTATGTTACTGTCCACCGTTACGGATTACGGCTTTGGTCTACTTCTTAGTAGACCGAAGCTAAATGCGGTACAGCGCAAGTGGATTGTGGTTAGCTCTATGATCATTAACCTAGGCTTGTTGTCGTATTTCAAATATGCAGATTTTCTCATCCAAAACATCAATGAACTTCTCGGTACACATATCCCTTTAACTGATTTACCATTACCCATTGGAATTTCGTTCTATACCTTTCAATCCATGTCCTACATCATTGACGTCTACAGAGGAACTGCTAAAGCACAGCGGAATTGGATAGATTTCGGTACGTTTGTAGCTTTGTTTCCGCAATTAGTAGCCGGGCCCATCGTTCAATATAACACCATAGCAGAGCAATTACGTAAGCGTTCCGTGGATATCCCTATGTTCGCAGTAGGCGTACGAAGATTCATTATCGGACTAGCCAAAAAAGTACTGCTCGCTAATAACATCGGTCTGCTCTGGCACACCATATCCAGCTCCAATCTAGATTCAATGCCCGCTTTAACCGCTTGGCTTGGCATTATTGCGTTTGCTTTTCAGATCTATTTTGATTTCAGTGGATATTCCGATATGGCCATTGGTCTTGGGCTTATGTTCGGCTTCCGGTTTAACGAAAACTTCAACAAACCTTATATTTCACAGAGCATTACCGACTTTTGGCGAAGATGGCATATTTCCCTTAGCAGTTGGTTTCGTGACTACGTCTATATCCCACTTGGTGGTAATCGGCGAGGATTAGGTATTCAAGTGCGCAATATCCTCATCGTATGGCTACTCACGGGAATCTGGCACGGGGCAAGCTGGAATTTTCTACTCTGGGGATTATACTTCGGGGTGATTCTTATCTTTGAAAAATGGTGGGGATTAAAGCTACTAAGCCGCTTACCGCGCTGGACTAGGCATCTCTATGCCATTGTACTTATCCTCATCGGATGGGTCTTGTTCGCCTTTGAAGAACTTCCGTTAGTACTTAGCTATTTGCAAGCGATGCTCGGCTTTAACGGCCAGCCGCTGTGGAATACAACTACTCTATACTTCACTTACACGAACGCGATTCTACTCTTAGTATTGATTTTAGCCTCTGTGCCTTTGAAACTCTTCAAGCGCATGGGTTCTAGAACGATTCCATCCCTTGTCTGGTATGGTGTACTATTCTTCCTATCTATCGCCTACTTGGTAGACGCAACCTTTAATCCATTCTTATATTTCAGATTCTAA
- a CDS encoding DUF4358 domain-containing protein — MKKHTFILALTIVLSVVLSACSSSNNEAVVETKLSAKEMVDEMLAKVEQPSLMEVEADMVGQLYHLDPALLEDYSIRMPMMNVKSNEIAILKVKDAKDISTVETAVKERAADIQKQFEQYLPDQYENAQNYELVKKGNYILFVISESADQLVTEFDTLFTKK, encoded by the coding sequence TTGAAAAAGCATACCTTCATTCTAGCGTTAACTATTGTATTAAGTGTGGTGCTTAGCGCCTGTTCCAGCAGCAACAATGAAGCCGTAGTCGAAACCAAGCTGAGTGCTAAAGAAATGGTCGACGAAATGCTCGCAAAAGTGGAACAACCTTCATTAATGGAAGTTGAAGCAGATATGGTGGGTCAGCTGTACCATCTAGATCCAGCATTACTTGAAGATTATAGCATTAGAATGCCCATGATGAATGTGAAAAGTAATGAAATCGCTATTTTAAAAGTTAAGGATGCAAAAGATATCTCTACGGTCGAAACCGCCGTCAAAGAGCGTGCAGCTGATATTCAAAAGCAATTCGAACAATACCTTCCGGATCAGTATGAGAACGCCCAAAATTATGAGCTGGTCAAAAAGGGCAATTACATCTTATTCGTGATTTCTGAGAGTGCTGATCAGCTCGTGACTGAATTCGATACCTTGTTTACTAAAAAATAA
- a CDS encoding DHHW family protein, translated as MKQRTDRILVAGFVTTLFLIGITFFLLPVQRFSELENRYLQRAPHLTWDNLLSRKFADETESFVTDHFPFRAKWVWVKSAVEQMRLQQENNGIYKGKDGYLFEKFEAPDYTKVQQYAAAVKRFVDKNTEAKMTFLLAPTSVGLYNERLPWLAPVYSQAEVNQQIAQDVEDSLTFINGFDVLAPHAAEAIYYRTDHHWTTYGAYLAYVAYAQSMGWQPLSQSEFHMETVSDSFLGSYHTRSQFIGVEPDSIQAYKPVNDTSTKMHIVDTGETLTSMYDPSYLEKKDKYSYFLGGVHALMKITSQLDPKVVKQEKLLVIKDSYAHSLIPFLTQHVPEIHVIDIRYYNGSISEYIAQNEIKDVLMLFNTATFVDNASILKLN; from the coding sequence ATGAAGCAGCGGACCGATCGAATACTAGTGGCGGGATTTGTCACGACGCTTTTTCTGATTGGAATAACCTTTTTCTTGCTGCCTGTTCAGCGTTTCTCCGAGCTAGAGAACCGATATTTGCAACGCGCTCCACATCTGACGTGGGATAATTTATTATCCCGTAAATTTGCGGATGAGACTGAAAGCTTCGTAACCGATCATTTCCCTTTTCGAGCCAAATGGGTATGGGTCAAATCGGCGGTGGAGCAAATGAGGTTGCAGCAAGAAAATAACGGGATCTATAAAGGGAAAGACGGCTATCTTTTTGAAAAATTCGAAGCACCTGATTATACAAAGGTTCAGCAATATGCAGCGGCAGTGAAACGATTTGTCGATAAAAATACTGAAGCCAAGATGACCTTTCTACTTGCGCCGACATCGGTAGGCCTGTACAACGAGCGATTGCCCTGGCTAGCACCGGTATATTCGCAAGCCGAGGTGAATCAACAGATTGCTCAGGATGTAGAGGATAGCCTAACTTTTATTAATGGATTTGATGTTCTTGCTCCGCATGCCGCAGAGGCCATTTATTATCGGACTGATCATCACTGGACAACCTATGGTGCTTATTTGGCTTACGTAGCCTATGCTCAAAGTATGGGGTGGCAGCCTCTGTCACAGAGCGAATTCCACATGGAGACGGTGAGCGATTCGTTCCTTGGAAGCTATCATACGCGGAGCCAATTTATCGGAGTGGAGCCAGATTCCATTCAAGCGTATAAGCCCGTAAATGATACATCCACCAAGATGCACATTGTAGATACCGGTGAGACTCTAACAAGTATGTATGATCCAAGCTATTTGGAGAAAAAAGATAAATACTCTTATTTCCTAGGCGGCGTTCATGCCCTTATGAAAATCACAAGCCAGCTTGATCCTAAAGTAGTCAAACAGGAAAAGCTGCTCGTCATCAAGGACTCCTATGCGCATAGTCTCATCCCTTTCCTGACTCAGCATGTGCCGGAAATCCACGTGATCGACATCCGTTATTATAACGGGAGTATCAGTGAGTATATCGCTCAGAATGAAATCAAGGATGTATTGATGCTGTTTAATACGGCTACTTTTGTTGATAATGCTTCGATCTTGAAGCTTAACTGA
- a CDS encoding MATE family efflux transporter, with protein sequence MKDLKGANDLTQGPIMPTLMKLTLPIIATNFISTTYGLVDMIWVGRLGSGPVAAIGTASFFINLAIALSTMITIGTGIKVAHCMGSGQIEKAKSYMKNGFMMSIILGLLYMSLVLLTKNQLIGFFDLGSEEVERMARQFLMISIFGSVFSIVNTLFATLLNAMGNSKQPFQIFSIGLMVNIVLDPFLIFGWGSFEGWGVAGAAIATLTANLLVTALFVIKTRNSELISNTSVWDRLQMKEVIRMGLPITIQRVTFTIISIIIAKIIVRFGADAIAVQKVGIQIESISYMTIGGLQGAIAAFFGQNYGARRLDRIGQGYRQALILTSIFGVIVSLIFIAFPQQLFSLFLSDQTSLALGADYMRIIGYSQLFMCLELMTVGAFNGIGQTHIPPIFSITFTALRIPLALVLSEPFGLNGVWMSIALSSVFKGVILVFWFRRSLFRMNKQQVNL encoded by the coding sequence TTGAAGGACTTGAAGGGCGCAAACGATTTGACTCAGGGCCCTATTATGCCTACCTTAATGAAATTAACGCTTCCCATTATTGCGACGAATTTTATCTCTACCACCTATGGTCTTGTCGATATGATATGGGTTGGAAGATTAGGAAGTGGTCCTGTTGCTGCGATTGGCACGGCGAGTTTTTTCATTAATCTAGCGATTGCATTATCGACCATGATTACGATCGGTACAGGGATTAAGGTAGCGCATTGTATGGGATCTGGTCAGATAGAGAAGGCTAAATCTTATATGAAGAACGGCTTTATGATGTCTATTATATTAGGACTTCTCTATATGAGTTTAGTTCTGTTGACCAAGAATCAGCTTATAGGTTTTTTTGATCTTGGAAGTGAAGAAGTTGAACGAATGGCTAGACAATTTCTTATGATTTCGATATTTGGATCGGTATTTTCCATCGTGAACACGTTATTCGCAACGCTCTTAAATGCCATGGGAAATAGTAAACAGCCGTTTCAGATCTTCTCTATTGGTCTTATGGTTAATATTGTGCTGGATCCGTTCTTGATTTTTGGATGGGGCAGCTTTGAGGGATGGGGAGTAGCGGGGGCAGCCATAGCAACGTTAACGGCAAACCTATTAGTGACAGCTCTATTTGTCATAAAGACAAGAAATTCAGAGCTTATTTCAAATACTTCGGTCTGGGACAGACTTCAAATGAAAGAAGTTATTCGCATGGGGCTTCCGATTACGATCCAAAGGGTTACTTTTACGATTATATCGATCATTATCGCCAAGATCATTGTACGTTTTGGAGCGGATGCCATTGCGGTTCAAAAAGTCGGGATTCAAATTGAATCCATTTCCTATATGACTATTGGAGGACTACAGGGAGCTATTGCCGCCTTCTTTGGTCAAAATTATGGGGCGCGACGATTGGATCGTATTGGGCAGGGGTATCGTCAGGCCTTGATCTTAACCTCCATCTTTGGTGTGATCGTATCGCTTATATTTATTGCATTCCCGCAGCAGCTATTTTCATTGTTTTTATCAGATCAGACGAGTCTGGCATTGGGCGCGGATTATATGCGGATTATCGGTTACTCACAATTGTTCATGTGTCTGGAATTGATGACAGTGGGTGCATTTAACGGCATCGGTCAAACCCATATTCCGCCTATATTCAGCATTACATTTACTGCACTCCGAATCCCGCTAGCCTTAGTCTTATCCGAGCCTTTTGGTTTAAATGGGGTGTGGATGTCGATCGCACTAAGCAGTGTGTTCAAGGGAGTTATTCTTGTGTTCTGGTTTAGGAGATCTTTGTTCAGAATGAATAAACAGCAGGTAAACCTATAA
- the gshAB gene encoding bifunctional glutamate--cysteine ligase GshA/glutathione synthetase GshB, whose translation MALLNHKLIQLLKDSQLNKELFHGEFGLEKENVRVDPEGRLALTSHPKAFGKKTENPYIQTDFSESQVEMITPSFDSIDETYSFMEALQDIVSLELHEEYLWPSSNPPMLPNDKDIPIAKMGNPVEDEYRHQLADKYGRKRQLLSGIHYNFSFDEQFLRQLHDTVNPQLSFKDFKDATYLKIARNLLRYRWLLIYLTGASPVFDKTYMEQCVARSESDDETSFHYLNMNSLRNSECGYRNEKPLYVSFNSLEEYVHDLQALIESEELLSVKEFYSPVRLKTARGKQPLEELIQDGIAYLELRFIDLNPLYKIGISKETMVFIHLFILYMLLKEDEPFDVEDQKMANLNHDQLIMEGIKGCLHDYGDACKTMEQKALTCIQEMQEMIQLLNPEDKQFSNVLNGAKDKILNPDRSFAVIVKSEVQQSSFVQYHLKKAKQYTKESLQNGYKFAGYEDLELSTQLLLKAAVKRGIKFQLIDREENFVVLTKGDHKEYIKQATKTSLDSYSTVLIMENKIVTKEVLRQQGIRVPAGEAFRNLKEAMNAYGTYRNKAIVIKPKSTNFGLGITIFTDEFSKDDYQKAFTIAFEHDRTVLLEEFMTGKEYRFLVMGDEVVGVLHRVPANVVGDGVHTIEELVHEKNRDSLRGHGYKTPLEKIQIGEAEEMFLKNHARAWGDVPSLNEVIYLRENSNISTGGDSLDFTDEIPDSYKEIAIQSAKAAGATFCGVDMMIDNIEEEATDTNYSIIEINFNPAIHIHCYPYKGKNRKADERILDLLFGE comes from the coding sequence ATGGCTTTATTAAATCATAAACTTATACAGCTTCTAAAGGATAGCCAATTGAATAAGGAGCTTTTTCACGGCGAATTTGGTTTGGAGAAAGAAAATGTCAGAGTTGATCCAGAGGGAAGACTTGCGCTGACTTCGCATCCGAAAGCTTTTGGCAAGAAAACGGAGAACCCTTATATTCAAACCGATTTCTCAGAGAGTCAGGTGGAAATGATCACCCCATCGTTTGATTCTATTGATGAGACTTATAGCTTCATGGAGGCGCTGCAGGATATTGTTTCGCTTGAGCTTCATGAAGAATACCTGTGGCCAAGCAGCAATCCGCCTATGTTACCGAATGATAAGGACATTCCCATAGCTAAGATGGGCAATCCGGTAGAGGACGAATATAGACATCAGCTAGCAGACAAGTATGGTCGCAAAAGACAATTGCTGAGCGGGATCCATTACAATTTCTCTTTTGACGAACAATTTCTTAGACAGCTTCATGACACAGTTAATCCGCAGTTGAGCTTTAAAGATTTCAAAGATGCTACCTATTTAAAAATAGCCCGCAACCTATTGCGATACCGCTGGCTTCTCATCTATTTAACAGGTGCCAGTCCTGTCTTCGATAAGACTTATATGGAACAATGTGTGGCACGTAGCGAATCAGATGACGAAACAAGCTTTCATTATCTGAATATGAATTCACTTCGGAACAGCGAATGCGGGTATCGAAATGAAAAACCCCTATATGTATCTTTTAATTCACTTGAGGAGTATGTACATGATTTACAAGCGTTGATCGAATCGGAAGAATTGCTAAGTGTAAAAGAGTTTTATAGTCCGGTTAGATTGAAGACAGCAAGAGGCAAACAGCCTTTAGAAGAATTGATACAAGATGGGATAGCCTATCTGGAGCTTCGTTTTATTGACCTGAATCCACTGTATAAAATAGGAATCAGCAAAGAAACGATGGTTTTTATCCATCTGTTTATTCTATATATGCTACTGAAGGAGGACGAACCTTTCGATGTAGAGGATCAAAAGATGGCGAATCTCAATCATGATCAACTGATCATGGAGGGGATAAAGGGCTGCTTGCATGATTATGGAGATGCTTGTAAAACGATGGAGCAGAAGGCTTTAACTTGTATTCAAGAGATGCAAGAGATGATACAGCTGTTGAACCCAGAGGATAAACAGTTCTCGAACGTTCTGAACGGAGCTAAGGATAAGATTCTAAATCCAGACAGGAGTTTTGCTGTGATTGTGAAGTCAGAAGTTCAGCAATCCTCTTTTGTACAATATCATCTGAAAAAAGCTAAACAATATACTAAGGAAAGTCTTCAGAACGGATATAAATTTGCCGGATATGAGGATCTAGAGCTGTCTACACAGTTGCTTTTGAAGGCAGCAGTTAAACGCGGCATTAAATTTCAATTGATTGATCGGGAGGAGAATTTCGTAGTCCTTACTAAAGGCGATCATAAAGAATACATTAAGCAAGCTACGAAGACTTCTCTAGATTCTTATAGCACGGTACTCATTATGGAGAATAAGATTGTTACGAAGGAAGTTCTCAGACAACAAGGGATTCGCGTTCCGGCAGGAGAGGCTTTTCGAAATCTTAAAGAGGCTATGAATGCCTATGGAACTTACCGTAATAAAGCGATCGTGATCAAACCCAAATCAACGAATTTTGGACTAGGCATTACCATTTTTACAGACGAATTCTCCAAAGATGATTATCAAAAAGCCTTCACGATCGCCTTCGAGCATGATCGAACTGTGCTGCTTGAGGAATTTATGACAGGAAAAGAATATCGTTTTCTAGTGATGGGTGATGAAGTAGTCGGAGTATTGCACCGGGTTCCGGCCAATGTGGTCGGTGATGGTGTACATACGATAGAAGAGTTGGTCCACGAGAAGAATAGGGACTCGTTAAGAGGTCATGGCTACAAAACGCCACTTGAAAAAATTCAAATCGGCGAAGCAGAAGAAATGTTCTTGAAGAACCATGCTCGGGCTTGGGGTGATGTTCCTTCATTAAATGAGGTTATCTATCTACGAGAAAACTCTAATATTAGCACAGGTGGAGACAGCTTAGATTTTACAGATGAGATACCAGACAGCTATAAAGAAATAGCGATCCAATCGGCTAAAGCTGCGGGGGCCACTTTTTGTGGTGTAGATATGATGATTGATAATATTGAAGAAGAGGCAACGGATACCAACTATAGCATTATTGAGATCAATTTTAATCCAGCGATTCATATTCACTGTTATCCCTATAAAGGGAAGAATCGCAAAGCGGATGAACGGATTTTGGATTTATTGTTTGGGGAATAA
- a CDS encoding HEAT repeat domain-containing protein: MIEELNNNELPENYEELKKAANRSADWRARLEAVEELGQTNHKQIIDILTRLMESDPVYTVQEAAYLKLKAFGEDVKAPSKNKPELVKGVSKILLRIKKSLPRDHSYEDFKEKLKKMRIDVYDIYEGEKGADFDAWLTKMWNSSNK; this comes from the coding sequence ATGATCGAAGAACTGAACAATAATGAACTACCGGAGAATTACGAAGAATTAAAGAAAGCAGCCAACCGTTCTGCGGATTGGAGAGCACGTCTAGAAGCTGTTGAAGAACTGGGACAGACCAACCACAAACAAATTATCGATATCCTGACGCGTTTAATGGAGAGCGATCCTGTATATACAGTTCAAGAAGCTGCTTACCTTAAACTGAAGGCATTCGGCGAAGATGTTAAAGCACCGTCCAAGAACAAACCGGAGCTAGTCAAAGGCGTATCCAAAATACTCTTGAGAATCAAGAAGAGCCTGCCAAGAGACCATTCGTACGAAGATTTCAAAGAGAAGTTGAAGAAAATGAGAATCGACGTGTACGATATTTACGAAGGTGAAAAGGGCGCTGACTTTGACGCGTGGCTGACGAAGATGTGGAATTCCTCGAATAAGTAA
- a CDS encoding HAMP domain-containing sensor histidine kinase gives MIKINKISTKLLIMVSIILLIVFGTSYLLHNFFSSDYYLYKMKTKINAIYDEVKDLSLDQLMDNETEIENNNNATIVWVKNHGSVAEINDNLQFALFKEKVALNKFWITEEVLQKVNEGNTVNLLFNQGKLKSSLLMKIYEQDGNLILISTVVVHNTDALDIVNQFSFYSILLGIIISLLLVAYFSRKIITPLEQLQDVAKDISNLDFKQVTIKSGDEIEELSKSINQMSQRLKSAHAELEKKNQSLNTLISSISHEVKTPLSLIQAYTIGIQDDLDDGTYTDIILEQVKYTSDMVDYLIKLSKIQKTEVHKEKFDLKELLLKVISQYNITLKNKNLTLQTDFHSVERSIVEEDISQIEIIFNNLISNAIKYGEDNVFAISLASDTHDTLKFTITNKTTLLTEKHLAYIWDPFYVIEESRNKEISGTGLGLSIVAEILAKNDLKYEATLEDSYISFSVWFEVGDVSLQMVH, from the coding sequence ATGATAAAAATCAATAAAATAAGCACCAAGTTATTGATTATGGTAAGTATCATTCTGCTGATTGTGTTTGGGACGTCCTATTTATTGCACAACTTTTTCTCGTCCGATTATTACCTGTACAAGATGAAAACTAAAATTAACGCCATTTATGACGAAGTAAAGGATCTTAGTCTGGATCAGCTTATGGACAATGAAACAGAGATCGAGAACAATAATAACGCAACGATTGTGTGGGTTAAAAACCATGGAAGCGTAGCAGAAATTAACGATAATTTACAATTTGCTCTGTTTAAAGAGAAGGTAGCACTCAATAAGTTCTGGATCACGGAAGAGGTTTTGCAAAAGGTAAACGAAGGAAATACGGTCAATCTTTTATTTAATCAGGGAAAATTGAAGTCCAGTCTGTTAATGAAAATATACGAGCAGGATGGCAATCTGATCCTTATCAGCACTGTAGTTGTACACAATACAGATGCTTTAGACATCGTAAATCAATTCAGCTTCTATTCCATCCTTTTGGGGATTATTATCAGTTTGCTGTTAGTGGCCTATTTTTCGAGGAAGATCATTACACCGTTAGAGCAATTGCAGGATGTGGCGAAGGATATCTCCAATCTCGATTTTAAACAAGTGACGATTAAATCGGGGGATGAAATCGAAGAATTGTCCAAAAGCATTAACCAGATGAGTCAGCGCCTGAAAAGCGCCCATGCAGAACTGGAGAAGAAAAATCAAAGCTTAAACACATTGATCTCAAGTATTTCACATGAGGTAAAAACACCGTTATCCTTAATCCAAGCCTATACGATTGGTATTCAAGACGATCTGGATGATGGCACGTATACGGATATCATTTTGGAGCAGGTGAAATATACGTCGGATATGGTGGATTACTTAATTAAACTGTCCAAGATCCAAAAGACGGAAGTGCATAAAGAAAAATTCGATCTTAAAGAGCTTCTACTCAAAGTGATCTCACAATATAATATTACGCTCAAAAATAAAAACCTGACCTTACAGACCGACTTCCATTCGGTTGAACGATCCATCGTTGAAGAGGATATCAGCCAGATAGAAATTATATTCAACAACTTAATTAGTAATGCCATTAAATATGGGGAAGATAACGTCTTTGCAATCTCACTAGCGAGTGACACTCATGATACTCTGAAATTCACCATCACTAATAAAACTACGCTACTGACAGAGAAGCATTTAGCGTATATCTGGGACCCATTCTATGTCATCGAGGAGTCTCGAAACAAAGAAATCTCCGGAACAGGACTTGGCCTGTCCATCGTCGCGGAGATTCTAGCTAAGAATGATCTGAAATACGAAGCCACGTTAGAGGACTCGTATATTAGTTTTAGTGTTTGGTTTGAGGTTGGGGACGTTTCATTGCAGATGGTACACTAG
- a CDS encoding response regulator transcription factor, translated as MNILIADDEKHMTTILKTYFEKEGYNVWVAADGEEALELFFSNRIDLVVLDWMMPKRSGIEVCNEIKQVSLAKVVMLTARSSHDDEFSALDIGADEYIRKPFDPRILMLRIKKMLGTEKVAAIRDLEIDFERKKVYKNGEELSLYKKEFELLTFLYENKGRILSRDALLSSVWGMDYLGEERTVDTHIKRLRDKIGADHVITHRGMGYSFHDKNQ; from the coding sequence TTGAACATTCTAATTGCCGATGATGAGAAGCATATGACCACGATATTGAAGACTTATTTTGAAAAAGAGGGCTATAACGTTTGGGTAGCTGCGGATGGGGAGGAGGCGCTTGAGCTCTTTTTTTCGAATAGGATCGATCTTGTGGTATTGGATTGGATGATGCCTAAGCGAAGCGGGATTGAGGTGTGTAATGAAATCAAGCAGGTTAGTCTAGCCAAGGTGGTGATGCTGACCGCCCGATCTTCCCATGACGATGAATTTAGCGCTTTAGATATAGGTGCAGATGAATATATAAGAAAACCATTCGATCCACGGATTTTAATGCTGAGAATCAAAAAAATGCTGGGTACCGAAAAAGTAGCTGCAATACGGGACTTAGAAATCGATTTTGAGCGGAAGAAAGTGTACAAGAATGGGGAGGAGCTGTCCCTTTATAAAAAAGAGTTTGAATTGCTAACCTTCCTATATGAGAATAAAGGCCGGATTTTGTCTAGAGATGCTTTGTTATCTTCCGTTTGGGGGATGGACTACCTTGGTGAAGAACGAACCGTGGATACACATATCAAGAGATTGCGCGATAAGATTGGGGCTGACCACGTGATTACACATAGGGGAATGGGGTACAGCTTCCATGATAAAAATCAATAA
- a CDS encoding cellulase family glycosylhydrolase has product MKKSKAFIVLILLLVVGCSSVTPQANHELKKEEKKERNEKLAFWDTQRKGTNFMNSKSLPENYEAAKEQNIEFIRLAPDKWAKDSDYLFNDKPDVNPDKDFLIGNADKYEGLVEEDFAELKADLDAAEARGSKVVLTILSLPGDRWRQFNNYKNDDRIWKDFSYHEQAAVFWRDLASRLKDHPAVIGYNLINEPHPETATGFHDFWTQDYSEWYSSVENTPADLNLLYETIVTAIRTVDSKTPIIVNSGLYATPWAFKYLKPIEDENVLYAFHMYEPYELTSQNKKKGLTYEYPGTIKVGDNKTEKAFNKEALKEFLEPVAQWAKEHNIPANRIVAEEFGTNRLVKGADQYMADLISIFDDFGWHWAFYAFREDTWDGMDYELGTKPPTWEYWQAIEKGEQPPRKVVDSPIWEVLQKGLERKE; this is encoded by the coding sequence ATGAAGAAATCAAAAGCTTTTATCGTTTTGATCTTATTGTTGGTTGTAGGATGCAGTTCAGTAACACCGCAAGCCAATCATGAACTGAAGAAAGAAGAGAAGAAGGAAAGGAATGAGAAGCTAGCCTTCTGGGATACGCAGAGAAAAGGAACAAACTTCATGAACTCAAAATCATTACCGGAGAACTATGAAGCTGCTAAAGAGCAGAATATTGAGTTCATTCGATTAGCACCAGATAAATGGGCAAAAGACAGCGATTATTTGTTTAATGACAAACCGGACGTGAACCCGGATAAAGATTTTCTAATAGGGAATGCAGATAAGTATGAAGGGCTTGTTGAAGAGGATTTTGCTGAGTTAAAAGCAGACTTAGATGCAGCCGAGGCTCGGGGTTCAAAAGTGGTGCTGACCATCCTCAGTCTCCCCGGAGATCGCTGGAGGCAGTTCAACAATTATAAAAATGATGATCGGATATGGAAAGATTTCAGTTATCATGAACAAGCGGCAGTGTTTTGGAGAGATCTAGCAAGTCGTTTGAAGGATCACCCTGCGGTGATCGGTTATAACCTGATTAATGAACCACATCCTGAGACCGCGACGGGATTTCATGATTTCTGGACACAGGATTACAGCGAATGGTATAGCTCAGTGGAGAACACCCCTGCGGATTTAAATCTGTTATATGAAACGATAGTGACTGCTATTCGTACCGTAGATTCCAAGACGCCAATTATCGTAAATTCTGGCCTGTATGCTACACCTTGGGCCTTTAAATATTTGAAACCGATCGAAGATGAGAATGTGTTGTATGCTTTTCATATGTACGAGCCTTATGAGCTAACCAGTCAAAATAAGAAAAAAGGGTTAACCTATGAATATCCTGGAACGATAAAGGTTGGGGACAATAAAACGGAAAAAGCTTTTAATAAAGAAGCCTTAAAGGAATTTCTAGAACCTGTTGCGCAGTGGGCAAAGGAACATAACATACCCGCAAATCGGATTGTTGCAGAAGAGTTTGGAACGAATCGACTCGTAAAAGGTGCAGATCAATATATGGCGGATTTAATTTCGATTTTTGATGATTTCGGCTGGCACTGGGCGTTTTATGCTTTCCGAGAGGATACTTGGGATGGTATGGATTATGAGCTAGGCACTAAGCCCCCAACTTGGGAATATTGGCAAGCAATAGAGAAAGGCGAACAGCCCCCTCGGAAAGTAGTGGACAGCCCGATATGGGAAGTATTGCAGAAAGGCCTTGAAAGAAAGGAGTAA